A genomic window from Litoreibacter janthinus includes:
- a CDS encoding GNAT family N-acetyltransferase, translating to MSQLSGISLRPERPDDTQTIRTLTEDAFRPKAFSDGTEGALIEALRKASALTISTVAVERGEIVGHVAFSPATVGQLTDWFALGPIAVRPDRQRCGIGSLLIQDGIDRLRRDGAQGCVLEGDPNYYSRFGFVTDAGLTYGGEFSRFIQVVRFSGPGPAGEVRFHPAFSA from the coding sequence TTGAGCCAGCTTTCAGGCATATCATTACGGCCTGAACGCCCCGACGACACCCAAACCATCCGCACCCTGACGGAAGATGCATTTCGCCCCAAAGCGTTCAGCGACGGAACAGAAGGGGCATTGATCGAAGCATTGCGCAAAGCATCTGCTTTGACGATTTCGACCGTCGCCGTGGAGCGCGGAGAGATTGTAGGGCATGTCGCCTTCTCCCCCGCGACCGTGGGACAGCTTACGGATTGGTTTGCTCTTGGCCCGATTGCCGTGCGCCCAGACCGTCAGCGGTGCGGAATTGGCAGCCTGCTCATTCAGGATGGCATTGACCGCTTGCGGCGCGACGGGGCACAAGGCTGCGTCCTGGAGGGGGACCCAAACTACTACAGCCGTTTCGGCTTCGTTACGGATGCAGGGCTGACCTATGGCGGCGAATTTAGTCGCTTTATCCAAGTCGTCCGCTTTTCAGGGCCCGGTCCGGCAGGTGAGGTTCGGTTTCACCCTGCTTTCAGTGCATGA
- the polA gene encoding DNA polymerase I yields MGFGKGCHLHLIDGSAFIFRAYHALPPLTRKSDGLPIGAVSGFCNMLQRYVDGNTGPDAPTHVAVIFDKGSHTFRNDMYDLYKANREALPEDLRPQMPLTREATIAFNIACEEMEGYEADDIIATLAVQARELGGRCTIISSDKDLMQLVGGGVEMLDAMKNKVIGVEGVEEKFGVGPNRVVDVQALAGDSVDNVPGAPGIGVKTAALLINEYGTLEELLDRAEEIKQPKRRQVLIEHRAQIELSKRLVQLDENTPLTFSIDDLEVRDPDPDKLLEFLAKMEFRTLSKRIADKLGAEAPVIEDTAPPAADAPEMPEMKDATYETVRTASELQNWIDLAYEHGHVAVDTETTGLNEMIVDLVGISLCVNAGHACYIPLAHKDGSDDLFGSDAPAEGQMPLQEALDLLKPMLEDESILKIGQNMKYDAKIFHRYGVDLAPFDDTMLISYAQHAGLHNHGMDALSERYLGHTPIPIKSLLGTGKSQITFDRVPIDEATPYAAEDADITLRLWQILKPQLHQKGVATVYETLERPLVPVLAQMERHGIKVDRDTLSRMSNAFAQKMAGLEAEIHELAGQDFNVGSPKQLGEILFDKLELPGGKKGKTGAYSTGVDILEDLATEHELPGKVLDWRQLSKLKSTYTDALQTHINADTGRVHTSYSIVGANTGRLSSSDPNLQNIPVRSEEGRRIREAFVAEQGNVLVSLDYSQIELRILAHVAGIDALKQAFRDGHDIHAMTASEMFDVPLDEMTPDVRRKAKAINFGVIYGISGFGLARNLRIPRAEAQGFIDRYFERFPGIRTYMDETIQFAKDHGYVQTLFGRKINTPEINAKGPGAGFAKRAAINAPIQGTAADVIRRAMIRMPDAIKDLPCKMLLQVHDELIFEVPEGSVDQTIEVVRDVMENASDPAVKFDVPLVVDAGQGANWAEAH; encoded by the coding sequence GTGGGTTTTGGCAAGGGCTGCCATCTTCACCTGATTGACGGCTCCGCCTTTATCTTCCGCGCCTACCATGCTTTGCCACCGCTGACGCGCAAATCCGACGGGTTACCGATTGGGGCGGTGTCGGGCTTCTGCAACATGTTGCAGCGCTATGTTGACGGCAATACCGGCCCCGACGCCCCGACCCACGTCGCGGTGATCTTCGACAAGGGCAGCCACACGTTCCGCAACGACATGTATGACCTCTACAAAGCCAACCGCGAGGCTTTGCCAGAGGATTTGCGCCCGCAAATGCCGCTCACCCGTGAGGCGACGATCGCTTTCAACATCGCCTGCGAAGAGATGGAAGGCTATGAGGCTGACGACATTATCGCGACGCTGGCAGTTCAGGCCCGCGAATTGGGCGGTCGTTGCACGATCATCTCCAGCGACAAGGACTTGATGCAGCTTGTTGGTGGCGGTGTCGAGATGCTCGACGCCATGAAGAACAAGGTGATTGGAGTTGAAGGCGTTGAGGAGAAATTCGGCGTCGGCCCCAACCGCGTGGTCGATGTGCAAGCGCTCGCCGGCGACAGCGTTGACAACGTGCCGGGTGCGCCGGGCATCGGGGTCAAAACCGCCGCCCTGTTGATCAACGAATACGGCACGTTGGAAGAACTGCTCGACCGCGCCGAAGAGATCAAGCAGCCCAAACGCCGCCAAGTCCTGATCGAGCATCGCGCGCAGATCGAACTGTCCAAACGCTTGGTGCAGTTGGATGAAAATACGCCGCTGACCTTCTCGATCGACGATCTCGAGGTGCGCGACCCCGATCCTGACAAACTGCTCGAATTCCTCGCGAAGATGGAATTCCGCACGCTGTCCAAACGGATTGCCGACAAGCTGGGCGCCGAGGCACCTGTGATCGAAGACACGGCTCCGCCCGCCGCCGACGCACCGGAAATGCCGGAGATGAAGGATGCAACCTACGAGACGGTGCGCACCGCGTCCGAGCTGCAAAATTGGATCGATCTTGCCTATGAGCACGGCCATGTCGCCGTGGACACGGAAACCACCGGTCTGAACGAAATGATCGTTGATCTGGTTGGCATCTCACTTTGTGTGAACGCGGGGCACGCCTGCTATATACCGCTGGCCCATAAAGACGGCAGCGACGATTTGTTCGGCTCCGACGCGCCCGCCGAGGGGCAAATGCCGCTGCAAGAGGCGCTCGATCTGCTGAAGCCAATGCTGGAGGATGAAAGCATCCTCAAGATCGGCCAGAACATGAAATACGACGCCAAGATTTTCCACCGCTACGGGGTGGATTTGGCCCCTTTCGACGACACAATGTTGATCAGCTACGCGCAGCATGCGGGCTTGCACAATCACGGCATGGATGCGCTGTCCGAACGCTATCTGGGTCACACGCCGATCCCGATCAAATCGCTGCTGGGCACTGGCAAAAGCCAGATCACCTTTGACCGCGTACCAATTGACGAGGCCACGCCCTACGCCGCCGAAGACGCCGACATTACCTTGCGCCTGTGGCAAATTCTGAAGCCGCAACTTCACCAGAAAGGCGTCGCGACGGTTTACGAAACGCTTGAACGCCCACTGGTCCCCGTGCTGGCCCAGATGGAGCGTCACGGCATCAAAGTCGACCGCGATACCCTCAGCCGCATGTCCAACGCCTTCGCGCAGAAGATGGCGGGGCTCGAGGCTGAAATTCATGAGCTGGCAGGGCAGGACTTCAACGTCGGCTCCCCCAAGCAGTTGGGCGAAATCCTGTTCGACAAGCTGGAGCTTCCAGGCGGCAAGAAGGGCAAGACCGGGGCTTACTCCACCGGCGTCGATATCCTTGAAGACCTCGCGACAGAGCACGAGCTGCCCGGCAAAGTTCTGGACTGGCGGCAGCTCAGCAAGCTGAAGTCCACCTACACCGATGCGCTGCAAACCCACATCAACGCCGACACGGGGCGGGTGCACACCAGTTATTCCATCGTGGGGGCCAACACAGGGCGCTTGTCGTCGTCGGATCCGAACCTGCAAAACATTCCCGTCCGGTCCGAGGAAGGCCGCCGCATTCGCGAGGCGTTCGTCGCCGAACAGGGCAATGTGCTGGTCAGCTTGGACTATTCCCAGATCGAGCTGCGCATCCTCGCCCACGTCGCGGGCATCGACGCGCTGAAGCAGGCCTTCCGCGATGGTCACGATATCCACGCCATGACCGCGTCAGAGATGTTCGACGTGCCTCTGGATGAAATGACGCCAGATGTGCGCCGCAAGGCCAAGGCGATCAACTTCGGCGTAATCTACGGCATCTCCGGCTTTGGGCTTGCGCGTAACCTGCGCATCCCTCGGGCCGAGGCACAGGGGTTCATCGACCGCTACTTCGAACGCTTCCCAGGCATCCGCACATACATGGACGAGACCATCCAGTTCGCCAAAGACCATGGCTACGTGCAGACGCTGTTCGGGCGCAAGATTAACACGCCCGAGATCAACGCCAAAGGCCCCGGTGCGGGCTTCGCCAAACGCGCCGCGATCAACGCGCCGATCCAGGGCACCGCAGCCGACGTCATCCGCCGCGCCATGATCCGAATGCCAGATGCGATCAAGGATTTGCCTTGCAAGATGTTGCTTCAGGTCCATGACGAACTGATCTTCGAGGTGCCGGAAGGTTCCGTCGATCAAACCATCGAGGTGGTGCGCGACGTGATGGAAAACGCCTCCGATCCGGCGGTGAAATTCGATGTGCCATTGGTGGTGGATGCGGGGCAGGGCGCAAATTGGGCAGAGGCTCATTGA
- a CDS encoding DUF5928 domain-containing protein has protein sequence MAKIAFILLCHKDPGAIIDQAERLTAAGDCMSIHFDASADSVAYKQIRDALDDNPNVAFAKKRIKCGWGEWSLVQATLHAMSAAVEAFPRATHFYMLSGDCMAIKSATYAHEFLDSSDVDYIESFDFFASDWIKTGMKADRLIYRHWFNERARKWLFYTSYELQKKLGFTREIPSDLQMMIGSQWWCLRRRTVEWVLDFTRDRPDVMRFFKTTWIPDETFFQTLVRHLVPSAEIKTRTLTFLMFTDYGMPVTFYNDHYDLLLSQDFLFARKVSPDALELKERLGDLYASERMDFQTSNEGLTLFKFLTGRGRIGRRFAPRFWERESSLGRERELMVIACKKWHVAKRLLSRILDHTQLKGAEYLFDEEGSVLPDLGGIQTTLDKRTRHRRALMRLLYDHYEQNRMVICLDPSNLDLLTDLFSDNSTTRLLEIECRFEDEYLLGHAKRVGLAGEMTPQDTIDRLLPTVRQNFLFESDQIKDADFPNYFKISENVHRSENIAPLMAFLDVSEEKAREILNIDYLFED, from the coding sequence ATGGCAAAAATCGCCTTCATTCTGCTGTGTCATAAAGACCCCGGTGCGATTATCGATCAGGCGGAGCGTTTGACTGCGGCCGGTGACTGCATGTCGATTCACTTCGATGCCAGTGCTGATTCCGTGGCCTACAAACAAATTCGTGACGCCCTCGACGACAATCCTAACGTGGCATTTGCCAAAAAGCGCATCAAATGCGGTTGGGGGGAGTGGTCTTTGGTTCAGGCGACCCTTCACGCGATGAGCGCAGCCGTAGAAGCATTTCCGCGCGCTACACATTTTTACATGCTGTCGGGCGACTGTATGGCGATCAAGTCCGCCACCTATGCGCATGAGTTTCTGGATTCCAGCGATGTGGACTACATCGAGAGCTTTGACTTCTTCGCGTCGGACTGGATCAAAACTGGGATGAAGGCTGACCGCCTGATCTACCGTCATTGGTTCAACGAACGGGCACGCAAATGGCTGTTCTACACATCCTACGAGTTGCAAAAAAAGCTAGGGTTCACCCGGGAGATTCCGTCCGACCTGCAAATGATGATCGGTTCGCAATGGTGGTGCTTGCGGCGGCGCACTGTGGAATGGGTGCTGGATTTTACCCGTGACCGCCCCGATGTCATGCGCTTCTTCAAAACGACATGGATCCCCGACGAGACGTTTTTCCAGACACTTGTGCGCCACTTGGTGCCCTCCGCCGAAATCAAAACACGCACGCTGACCTTCTTGATGTTCACCGACTACGGGATGCCGGTGACATTCTATAACGATCACTATGACCTGCTGCTCAGTCAGGATTTCCTTTTCGCACGCAAGGTGTCCCCGGACGCGTTGGAGCTGAAAGAGCGGTTGGGTGATCTCTACGCGTCCGAGCGGATGGATTTCCAAACCTCGAACGAGGGGCTGACGCTGTTCAAGTTTCTCACCGGACGGGGCCGGATTGGTCGGCGCTTCGCCCCGCGCTTTTGGGAACGCGAAAGCTCGCTTGGCCGGGAGCGGGAGCTGATGGTCATCGCCTGCAAGAAATGGCACGTGGCCAAACGTCTTCTCAGTCGCATTCTGGACCACACGCAGCTTAAGGGCGCGGAATACCTGTTCGACGAGGAAGGGTCCGTTCTGCCTGATCTTGGCGGTATCCAGACGACACTTGATAAACGAACACGGCACCGTCGTGCCCTTATGCGGCTGCTCTATGATCACTACGAGCAAAACCGCATGGTGATCTGTCTTGACCCGTCCAATCTGGACCTGTTGACCGATCTGTTCTCGGACAACTCAACCACGCGCCTGCTAGAGATCGAATGCCGCTTCGAGGATGAATACCTGCTCGGCCACGCCAAACGGGTGGGGCTGGCCGGTGAAATGACACCTCAGGACACGATCGACCGCTTGCTGCCCACCGTTCGGCAGAACTTCCTGTTCGAGAGCGATCAAATCAAGGACGCTGACTTTCCGAACTATTTCAAAATATCCGAAAACGTGCACCGCAGTGAGAACATTGCGCCTTTGATGGCTTTCCTTGATGTATCCGAGGAAAAAGCCAGAGAAATATTGAACATCGACTATCTGTTTGAGGACTAA
- a CDS encoding zinc-finger domain-containing protein encodes MATAAPETVYVDTTRVACDGGEGALGHPRVWLQIPEATGFVECPYCDKKIVHKDFEGKV; translated from the coding sequence ATGGCCACCGCTGCCCCTGAGACTGTTTATGTGGACACCACGCGCGTCGCGTGTGACGGCGGCGAAGGGGCATTGGGCCACCCGCGCGTTTGGCTGCAAATCCCCGAAGCCACCGGCTTTGTGGAATGTCCGTATTGCGACAAGAAGATCGTCCACAAGGATTTTGAGGGCAAGGTCTAG
- a CDS encoding histidine triad nucleotide-binding protein, whose product MAYAYDDQNIFAKILRGEIPNDTVYENGQALAFRDISPAAPTHVLVIPKGPYVSMDHFTQEASEEELVGFMRAIGEVCRLEGISDEGFRAISNTGHNGVQEVPHLHVHIIGGRPLGRMLMKPA is encoded by the coding sequence ATGGCCTACGCCTATGACGACCAAAACATCTTCGCGAAAATCCTGCGCGGTGAGATTCCCAACGACACAGTTTACGAAAACGGTCAGGCGCTGGCCTTCCGTGATATTTCCCCTGCTGCGCCGACCCATGTTTTGGTGATCCCGAAAGGGCCTTACGTGTCGATGGACCACTTCACCCAAGAGGCGTCCGAGGAGGAATTGGTCGGCTTCATGCGTGCCATTGGCGAGGTGTGCCGCCTCGAAGGCATCAGCGACGAAGGCTTCCGTGCGATTTCCAACACCGGCCATAACGGCGTGCAAGAGGTGCCGCATCTGCATGTGCACATCATCGGCGGTCGTCCCCTTGGCAGAATGTTGATGAAGCCAGCCTGA